In the genome of Thiorhodovibrio winogradskyi, the window GCCGCCTCGCCGGAAATCATTCCCGTGCCCTTTTATCGCGAGTTCCTGGTGCCGCGCCTTGTGCGTCTCTTTAGCGCGTTGAAAGCCGCCGGTGCCCGCTTCAACTGGCTGCACACCACAGGTGCAATCGGAGCCATTCTGCCGTTTTATCCGCTGGCTGGGGTGGAGCTGGCTAATCTCGATTATGCCGTCGAACCCGAGCTTGCCATGCAGGGGCTTTCTTGGATTGCCATGAATGGCAATCTCAAGCCTTTGGATTTTGTCTACGGTGCTCCGGATGATATTGCCAAGGCGTCAGCGCGGCTACTGGATCTGTTTGCCCCGCGCGGTGGCTTCATCCTGTCGTCTGGCTGCGAGATTCCGCCCGAGGCGCGGCCCGAGAACATCATGGCGCTGGTCGCAGCGGCGATGTGTGAGTCTTGATTCTGTGTCTTCTCTGATCGTCCGTACCACCGGCCAGACGCATCGCCTTGATTGTGAGCCGGGTCAGTCCTTGTTGGCAGGCTTGCTGGCCGCCGAGATCCCGCTGCGCGTGGGCTGCAATGGCAGCGGTGGTTGTGGGCTGTGCCTGGTGCGGGTCATCGCGGGGAGGGCCGATGCGCCGACGCCGGTCGAGGCGCTGCATCTCGAGGAGCCACAGTTGGCCGCCGGGGTGCGCCTAGCCTGCCAGATTGTCCCGCGCGGCGATCTTGAGTTGGAGATTTTGGCGCTTGCCGCGCGTCCCACCTTGCAGTATGAGCCGCCTGACCAGGCCGGTTTGCCGACCCGCACCCTGGCCACTAGCTGGTCCGCGTCCGCCGCTGGAAAGCTCGGCCTTGCGGTGGATCTTGGCACCAGCACCTTGTCGCTGGCGCTGTTCGACCTGGGCACTGGCGAGTGGCGCGGCGGCTGTCGCGGCGCGAATCCGCAGGGGCTCTTTGGTCAGGATATCCTCACCCGGCTGACGATGGCCGTTGATTCGCCGGCGCGAGCGTGCCAGATGCGCCAGTCGGTGATCGCGGCAATTGGCACCGGCCTCCACGGTCTCGGGCGGCGCGCGGCGGCACGGCGCGAGAACATCGCGGCTGTGACCCTGGTTGCTAATCCGGCTATGTTGGCCCTGGTGACCGGCGACCGGATCGCGCGCCTGTTGGATCCGGTCAGCTGGTGGCAGCCTGTCGACTGGTCGCTTGATGAGCCAAGGGACTGGGCACAGGCCTGGGGCATCGACCCCGCCAGCCGGATTAACCTGGTGCCGCCCCTGTCGGGACTCATTGGCTCAGATTTGCTGGCCGGGCTGATCGCAACCAACCTGACCGTGGATAGCGGCCCTGGTTTGCTGATTGACTTCGGTACCAATTCCGAGATCGCTCTGTGGGATGGCATGAGCCTATGGGTCAGCTCGGCGGCTGGCGGGCCGGCCTTCGAGGCCAATGGGTTGCGCTGCGGTTTGCCGGCGGAACCGGGCGCCATCGACCGCCTTGTGTTCCGTGACGGTCTACCGGAATGGCGGGTGATCGGCGGTGGCCCACCGCGGGGTTTTTGCGGCACCGGTCTGGTTGACTTGATTGCCGGTTTGCGCCAGGCGGACTGGCTCAGTGAGCGCGGCCATTTAACGCCCGAATGGTCGGCCAGCGGTTTCGCCCTCGCTGCCGCGGGCGATGTACCGCGCTTGAGCGGTGCCGATGTGGATCGGTTTCAAACCGCCAAAGCCGCCATTGGTTGCGGTATCGCGCTGCTGCTGGACCGGACCGGGCTGGCCGTCGCAGATCTTCAGCGGATCGCTGTTGGCGGCACCTTTGGCCAGGGGCTTGATATCGCCAATGCCTCGGCCATTGGGTTGCTGCCGGCGGTGGCGCCCGAGCGGATCGCCCTGTGCGGCAACACGGCGCTTGCCGGCGCGGCAGCCCTGCTGCTGAGCCCCGAGCGGCTTGAACACCTGAGCGCGCTGCGGGCTGCTGCCCAGGTGATGAATTTGGCGCTTGAGCCCGAGTTCGAAGCCACTTTCCTGGATCATCTTTATCTGCGTCCGCTGGGCCCGGGAGCCAGGGGAGATGATCCGACATGATGGCGGCGCAATCCATGGTGGGCGCGCCTGTGATCGCGCTGGCCCAATATCTGACCGGTCTCACAGTTCAGCAGGATATCTGGGGCGAGGTGACCGGCGCCATGATCAGCCTCTTTGACGCTGAACTGTGTGCAATCGGCGAGCGTGACAAGAGCGGGGCGATCCAACTCCAGGCTTGGGCCTATGCTGATCCGGCCTTGGCGGCGTATTGGTCCACCGAGGCCGAGGCCGAGGCTGAGCGAGTTCGGGATCAGGATCGAGATCTGCGCGAATGCATCGCTGAAACCCTCGATACTGGCTTCCTTGGCTGGTGGCAAAGTCAACCCGAGCCGGAGCCAATGACGCTCATTTGCTTGCCGATCACGCGCGAGTCCCGGGTTACCAACGTGCTGGTCGTTGGGCACCGCCGTGCCGAGTCGCCGTCCAATGAGCGGCTGAACCTTTACCTCGCGGTGGCAGGGCTGGTCGGAACCGCCGCGACTCGGCTGGCTGCGGAGCGGGAGTTGCACGAACACCGCCACCATCTGGCCGCGCTGGTCGAGGCGCGCACCGCCGAGTTGCACGCGGCCAATGCGCAATTGCAACGGGAAATCCGCGAGCGTCAACGCACCCAGGACATCATGGCGGCACGTCTGCGACTGATTGCCCTGGCTGACTCGCACAGCCTGGCCGAGTTGCTGCGTGCCACCCTCGATGAGGTGGAAGCGCTGACCGATAGTCACATCGGTTTCTACCATTTCATTGGACTCGACCAGCGCACCGTGTCGCTCCAAGCCTGGTCGACCAATACCCTCCGCGACATGTGCAAGATCCAGGGCGAGGGGCAGCATTATCCCATTGATCAGGCTGGGGTTTGGGTCGATAGCGTGCGCCAGCGCCGTGCCATCATTCATAACGACTATCTCGGGCTACCACATCGCAAGGGACTGCCACCCGGACATGCGCCTGTTATCCGAATGCTCACAGTGCCTGTGATCCGTGTCGAGCGTGTCGTCGCCATCCTGGGTGTTGGCAACAAGCCCGACGACTATCGCGAAGAGGATGTCAGCACTGTTGCCGGACTCGCCGATCTGGCCTGGGAGACAGTCGAGAGCAAACGCTTGCAGGATCTGCTGCGCCACCAGGCCACGACCGACGAACTCACCGGCCTGGCCAACCGCCGCGCCTTCATGGACCAGGCCGGCCGGGAACTCAAACGCGCGCAGCGCCATGGGAAGCTTTTCTCCCTTGCGTTGATCGATCTCGACCGCTTCAAACAGATCAACGACACCCACGGCCATGCGGTCGGGGACCAGGCGCTCGTCGCCTTGACGCGAGTCTGCCTCGACAGCATCCGTGAGATTGATCTATTGGCGCGTTTAGGTGGCGACGAGTTCGCTCTGCTCCTGCCAGAAACCGACCAAGCCCTGGCTTACCAGGTTGTCGAGCGCATGCGCCTGGCGCTGACGGCTCGGCCGGTGCGTTGCGGCGATCTGGACGTCAAACTCAGCATCAGCGCTGGTGTTGCCTGCCACGCGCACCCAGAGCAGTCCCTCGATGCCCTGCTGATCGCCACGGATCAGGCGCTCTACCGCGCCAAGGAAGCCGGGCGCAATCGGGTGGTTGTCTCGGCGCGGGCGGGAGAATACATCGTCAAAGCCGAGTCTGTAACTATTGCGTGATATTGACGATCTCCCGCGCGCACGAGGTGGCCAGCAGGTGCAGCCGCTGCTGCGCTCGGAAGAGGAATTCACCTTGCTCACTGGAACAACTCAAACTCCTGCAATTGGCTTTCCGCGAGTGCGTGGTTCCCGTCGATGACCCGCGAGCGTTTCAAATCCTCAATAGCCGCGAATATGGCGCCAGTCATGCTTGCGACAGTGCCATGTATTGGGTTGACTAGGCGAAGGCGGGTGGCGTTTGAAATCATTCCATTCCGAGGTGTTGGCTTTTCTTGCAGCTTGGTTCAGCGCGCGTGAGAATTGCCATTGTTGGGTCAACCGGGATGGAGAGAGATCATGATGAGTGACAAGGCTGGAACGCAGCGCAAAGCGTCCGCTGCGGAGGTTGGAGAGGAAGCAGCCTCCTCGAAGGAGGAGAGGGATGCGCGCTTGGATGTCACCAAATGGCTGGAGGAGCTTAGCTTGCGCTGGGCTAACCGGCTGGATGGGATCGCGGATCGGGTCCGCGCCGAGGCGGCGGATGCCGAGACCAGGGTCTTGGACTCGCGCCAACTTGGGAGTCTGATTGCCTCGCAGTTTGACGTCCAGCTGATCGAGGATTTGGGCCGGGACTACCTGGAGTGGCGCGGGATGGATGGCGTAGTCATTGAGGGGCAGTGCTTGTCCATGCTGGAGATCGCGATCAAGCAGACGGTGTCGCTGCGCACCGCACGCGCATCGCCCGTCTCGGTGCCGAGCACGCGGCCTTATCGTTGGGCGGCGGCCTCTATCGCCGGGGGCGTGCTTGGCATCTGGCTCTCGGGCGGTGGCAGCGGGGTAGGGACCGGGCTGTTGGCCCTGGTTGGGGCGACAGGCGCGGTTGCCGCAGTGGACTATTTCGCGCGTCAGCCGGAGGTGCGGGCCTTCTCGCGGTGGCAAGGGGATGGTGGCGTCGCGCAGGCCGATTCGGGACGGAGCGCGGTAGCGCGTTCGTCTTTCCTGGGGCGACCACTGGTTTGGTTGCGCACGCGTACGCGCCAAGGGACTCTGCGTTTAGTGGCTCGAATTGTTGACTTCGTGCTTGAGCCCGAGCATGCGCCCGATGCATTCTCGGATAGTCAGGTGCGCGAAGATGTGGCGCGGGTTCTTCGGTTTGCGGCCATCATTGTCTTTTCGTGCCTAGAGGCCAGTGGTGACCCTGGATCAGATAGGGAGCGATAGTGTTACTGTTACTGGACAATGAAGGCGATTTGTTCCTGTTTCTGTTTCTGGTCTTGATCGGTTTTGTGGTCCCTGGGTTGATCAAGATCGTCGGTCAGCCTGCCGGCACCCTGGCCGCGCGGGCGATTCAGTCATCGGGAGACGATGTTCATTCGCATCTTGAGCATTAGCCGGCGCACTGACATTCCCGCCTTTTATGGCCAGTGGTTCATCAAGCGGGTGCGGGCAGGATGGTTCGCGGTGCCTAATCCCTTCAACGCCAAACAGGTCTCGCGGATCGAGCTTCGAGATGGTCAGTTGATCGCGGATTTGGCCCGGATGGCGGGCGAACTGTGCTTCGAGATCCAAGGCTGTGCCGAAACCATTGATCTGCGGCTCTGGGGTGTGCGGCCCGGCAAATGCATTGACAATGACCTGATGCGACGCGTCTTCGGCCTGGCGGCTCCGGCACGCAAGGACAGGAGCCAGCGCAGGGTTTGCGGCTGTATCGAAAGCCGCGACATCGACATGTATGACAGTTGCACCTTTGGTTGCGCTTATTGCTATGCGACACGCAGCTTTGCCACCGCCCGGCGCCATCGGCAGGCGCATGATCCCGCGTCGGAATCGCTGCTGGGTCGGTATCGGGCGCCACCGGCGACCTCGACCGGGAAGGCGGGAGCCGCGCGTGTGCCAGTGCAAGGCGACTTGTTCGGTTGATTTGGGACTGGGCCGCGAAGATGCAGAGCCCAGATGACGGCCCGGATAGCGATCAGGATGACGATTAGGATGAGGGCGCGGCGGCCCAGTCCTCGGCTTGGGCCAGTTCCTCGTCGGTTTCCCGCATCAAGAGGGTGACGGCGTCCTTGAAGCGGGTGTCGGTGATTCTCGCCCGGTGCAGTCGGGCCATGTAGAGCGTGGCCTGACTGAAGTCGCAATCGAGCAGTTCGGCGTGGGAGAAATTGGCGTGGTGCAGGGACGCGGCGGTAAAGCGCGTGGTGCGGCAGATGGCTTGCTCAAACTGACCATTGACCAGGTTGGCCTCGCACAGGTCGGCGCGCTCCAGGGTCGCCTGGTTGAAAATGGCCTGTGGCAGCTTGGCCTTGACAAAGTGCGTGCCGCGGCAGGTGGCGCCGAGGAACATCACATATTGGCCCTGGCAGCCCTCGAAGTTCGCCGCGCTCAGATCGGCGCCGGAGAAGTTGCTCATGTTCAGCTCGGCCTGGCGAAAATCGGCCTGGCGCAGATCGCAGCCGTCGAACTGGACTTGATTGAGCGTCATGCCGGCGAAGGAAAACCCTGTCAGCAGGCAGTCGCGCAGCAGGACTTTTTCCAGGCGCGCGCCCTCCAGGCATAGGCCATCGAGCACGGCGTTTAGGAAGACCACCCGGTCGAGCACGGCCTGGCCGAGGTTGGCCTGGGTCAGGATCGCGCGGGAGAGAACCATTTTTTCCAGATGGGCGCCGCGCAGGTCGGCGCCGGTGAAATCGCTCTCCTGGCCCATGGACCAGCCGATGCGCGCGCCGGTGCAGTCGGTTCCGGCCAGCCGGGCTTGCTGCATCAGGCACATGTGAATGGTCGCGCCGCGCAGGGACGCGCCTTCCAGGTTTAGGCCCTGGATGTTCATCTGCACCCAGGAGGTGTTCGACAGATCGGCGCCGCGCAGATCGCTGTCCTTGAATCCGGTGCGCGAGATGTCCGCCCCAGCGAGCTTGGCACCGCGCAGGTCGGTGCCAAAAAAACGCGCGCCGCGCAGGTCGGCGCCGGATAGATCGATGCCGGACAGATCCATGTCCAGGGTGCGGTTATCGGCGATGGCCTTTAGGACTTGGTCGCGGGTCAAGGCGCTCATGGGAGCAAGTCCTCGCGCCCCTTCTCCAGCAGCGAGCGTTTGAGCAGGGCGCCGTCCAGCCGAGTCTCGCCGAGCACCGCCTTGTAAAAGTCCACACCGAAGAGGTTGGCCAGGGTCAGATCGGTCTGCACCAGGCGGCTGCGTTTGAGTGAACCGGACATCAGGTTCGCGCCGCGCAGGTCGGCGAGTTCCAGGTTCGAGCCCTGGAAGCGCGTCTTGCGGGCGGATGCCCGCTTGAGCTTGGTCTCGGTCAGGCGGCAGTTCTCGAGGATGGCCTCATCGAGCCGGGCGCCGGTGAAACAGGCGCCGGCGAAATCCGTGTCGCGCAAGGAGGCCTGGCGCAGGCTGGCGCCGGTGAGGTCGGCGCCGCGCAAGTCGGTGGCCTTGGAGGTGCGCAGATGATCCAGGTTGGCTCCGGTGAAGGCGACCCGCTCGCCACGACAGGCTTGGAGCAGGGTGCGGGTCAGGGTCGCTTCGACAAAGGATGCGCGGTCGAGTACGCAGCGATTGATCAGGCAGCGCGTGGCCGAGAGCCGGCGCAGGCTGGCGTCGGTCAGGTCCGCGTCCGCCAGGATGCACATGCGCAGATTGGCGCCATCCAGGCAGCTCTTGATCAGCTTGGCTTGCTCGATAATGGCCATCTCGGCGTCCACGCCGGTCAGGTTCGCGCCGTTTAGGTCGGGCTCGCGCAGGGCGGCTTGGCGCAAGCGGGCATCGCGCAGGTCGGCGCCGGCGAAGGAGGCCTGGCGCAGCATGGCCCGGTCCAAATTGGCCCCGCGCAGGGAGGCGCCGGCGAAGTCCGTTTCCCCGGCCATGCACTGAACCAACTGGGCCTGGTCGAGGATGGTCTTGGTGAACTTGGTCTTATTCAGTTGGGTCATGGTCAGGTCCGCGCCGGATAAATCCAGGCCCGACAGGTCCACGCCGGAGAGAATGGCGCCGGCGAGGCTTTCGCCCTGGGCGTGGCGCGCGATGACCTCCTCGCGGGTCAGGGGCCGAATCTTGTCCGGATCGAGCCCGTGCACCGCCAGCCTCGCCTTGGCCTCCTCCGGCGGTTCCATGGCCTTGAGCTTGGCCAGGCCCTGCTCCAGTTCCTGGCGCTTGGCGGCCAGTTGCTCCTTGCCGGCGGCGAATTGGGCGTCTGCCTCGCGGGTTCGGCTGGTGATGTCGGTGATGGCCTTGTCAAAATGGGCGGCGCGTTCCGGTGTGAGTTGTCCGGCCTGGCGCAAGGATTCCTTTTGCCCCTTGAGGGCGCTCGCGAAGGGGGCGCCGGAGGCCTGAAAGGAACCGCCTGGCTTGGCGGACAGGGCCTTGTCCACCGCGGACGGATCCTGGCCGGCGCGGCGCAGCATGTCTTTGCTTTGCTTGACCATCTCGGCTTGGCGCGCCTGCATCCCGTCCTTGAGTGGCTGCATGCGGGCTTCAATGGTCGCGCGGACTTCCTGAATGACCCCGGGGATGATGGTCTTGAGGTCCGGCATGGCGAGCGAACCCCGCAGCGGCGAGCCGGAGGGCGCTTGGCCCGGCGCGGGCAGGACGATCTCCCGGCGGTGGGCCTCGGCCAGGGCCGGGGGCAGCAGGTCGAGCAGCCAGCCGCGCACATCCTCCTTGCGGCCATGGGCCTCGAACACCGTGCTTCCCTGGGGCAGGATGGCCGGGACCATTCTTGGCAGGGCGGCTGTCCAGGCGGCGAGCAGGCGGCTGTCCCCTTGCGCCGTCGCGGGCAGCACCACCAGGACGCTGTCGGCTGTTTTCAGCGCCTGGGCGGCCTCGGCGCCGGGTTGCTCGGTCGGTGAGGCGAGGGCGAGAATGGAGCAGCAATCACCGATTTCCTGCTCCAGGAAGATGGCCGCGAAGGGGTCCGGCGCCACCACCAGGGGCGCGGAGGCGGCGGCGGGCAGGCCGGGCAGGTCGATCAAGGTCGCCGCGGGCAGGAAGAGCGGCGTGACATCCGAGCCGGGCACGACGACATCCTGGTCCGGGTGCTCGGGCAGGCGGCCGTCCGCCGCGATGGGACGCAGACACAGGCCGGTGAGTGTCTTGCCGTCGAAGCGCGGCAGCCAGAGGCCGGCGGGCAGCGTTCGCGCCGGCGTCTCGGCCAGACCCCAGTCGCGGGCGTGAAAGGCCAGGGGGTCCCGCCAGGTTCCGAACCAGTGCCGTTTCCATGTCAGGTTTTCATAACCCAGTTGTTTCAGCGCCGCCCGAACGGCGTCGTCCAGATCGAGCTGTTGGCGGGCCGCGACCAGGAGCGGGAAACCCGCGTCGTGCCAGAGCCCCAGGGATGTGGGTTTCAGGA includes:
- a CDS encoding sensor domain-containing diguanylate cyclase, whose protein sequence is MMAAQSMVGAPVIALAQYLTGLTVQQDIWGEVTGAMISLFDAELCAIGERDKSGAIQLQAWAYADPALAAYWSTEAEAEAERVRDQDRDLRECIAETLDTGFLGWWQSQPEPEPMTLICLPITRESRVTNVLVVGHRRAESPSNERLNLYLAVAGLVGTAATRLAAERELHEHRHHLAALVEARTAELHAANAQLQREIRERQRTQDIMAARLRLIALADSHSLAELLRATLDEVEALTDSHIGFYHFIGLDQRTVSLQAWSTNTLRDMCKIQGEGQHYPIDQAGVWVDSVRQRRAIIHNDYLGLPHRKGLPPGHAPVIRMLTVPVIRVERVVAILGVGNKPDDYREEDVSTVAGLADLAWETVESKRLQDLLRHQATTDELTGLANRRAFMDQAGRELKRAQRHGKLFSLALIDLDRFKQINDTHGHAVGDQALVALTRVCLDSIREIDLLARLGGDEFALLLPETDQALAYQVVERMRLALTARPVRCGDLDVKLSISAGVACHAHPEQSLDALLIATDQALYRAKEAGRNRVVVSARAGEYIVKAESVTIA
- a CDS encoding ASKHA domain-containing protein, which encodes MSSLIVRTTGQTHRLDCEPGQSLLAGLLAAEIPLRVGCNGSGGCGLCLVRVIAGRADAPTPVEALHLEEPQLAAGVRLACQIVPRGDLELEILALAARPTLQYEPPDQAGLPTRTLATSWSASAAGKLGLAVDLGTSTLSLALFDLGTGEWRGGCRGANPQGLFGQDILTRLTMAVDSPARACQMRQSVIAAIGTGLHGLGRRAAARRENIAAVTLVANPAMLALVTGDRIARLLDPVSWWQPVDWSLDEPRDWAQAWGIDPASRINLVPPLSGLIGSDLLAGLIATNLTVDSGPGLLIDFGTNSEIALWDGMSLWVSSAAGGPAFEANGLRCGLPAEPGAIDRLVFRDGLPEWRVIGGGPPRGFCGTGLVDLIAGLRQADWLSERGHLTPEWSASGFALAAAGDVPRLSGADVDRFQTAKAAIGCGIALLLDRTGLAVADLQRIAVGGTFGQGLDIANASAIGLLPAVAPERIALCGNTALAGAAALLLSPERLEHLSALRAAAQVMNLALEPEFEATFLDHLYLRPLGPGARGDDPT
- a CDS encoding pentapeptide repeat-containing protein: MSALTRDQVLKAIADNRTLDMDLSGIDLSGADLRGARFFGTDLRGAKLAGADISRTGFKDSDLRGADLSNTSWVQMNIQGLNLEGASLRGATIHMCLMQQARLAGTDCTGARIGWSMGQESDFTGADLRGAHLEKMVLSRAILTQANLGQAVLDRVVFLNAVLDGLCLEGARLEKVLLRDCLLTGFSFAGMTLNQVQFDGCDLRQADFRQAELNMSNFSGADLSAANFEGCQGQYVMFLGATCRGTHFVKAKLPQAIFNQATLERADLCEANLVNGQFEQAICRTTRFTAASLHHANFSHAELLDCDFSQATLYMARLHRARITDTRFKDAVTLLMRETDEELAQAEDWAAAPSS
- a CDS encoding DUF1848 family protein → MFIRILSISRRTDIPAFYGQWFIKRVRAGWFAVPNPFNAKQVSRIELRDGQLIADLARMAGELCFEIQGCAETIDLRLWGVRPGKCIDNDLMRRVFGLAAPARKDRSQRRVCGCIESRDIDMYDSCTFGCAYCYATRSFATARRHRQAHDPASESLLGRYRAPPATSTGKAGAARVPVQGDLFG
- a CDS encoding DUF2169 family type VI secretion system accessory protein gives rise to the protein MKVFKDKTVSPLFRPIGIDGDTWLCLAGLVYFDLLDPDSLDTEQNLWSQVPGQLGQPAIIDQIVPKPRGEVLVSGACFHPGGVARVAHKAGFRVGEITKEVAVFGDRFWKAGGITDPQAFVSLPLTWEHAFGGEGFARNPLGKGAVEVTGADGVARRPLPNIEHLGRLIGAPSDQPEPVCLGPLDQTWPQRKAKAGTYDDVWLKTRWPWFPDNMNYEYFNQAQDDQFLAKGFFHGGEPLEITGMHPEHQRIQSQLPRLRLRAFTTLDKAWKPHQWPPAPLPSEPLRETEEFREITTQIDTVWLFPSLLRGLLLFRGMTRIQDESMGDARRLLLALEHQDDPPKSIEHYRDDLVRRLHRGADIDMAPFEQAKEQLTPLLRRLGSIPKEIDDARQKALGNRPSMPLPSTAHFAQLSAKLLADGHGTINSLEAKARELQARFGHATEVDLSVFDQFRAKLGAMEQKVKAALTKADQTKAKLEQTRDNTIAQMRANLPKSLNDDQRKKLGQIPDDLLKPTSLGLWHDAGFPLLVAARQQLDLDDAVRAALKQLGYENLTWKRHWFGTWRDPLAFHARDWGLAETPARTLPAGLWLPRFDGKTLTGLCLRPIAADGRLPEHPDQDVVVPGSDVTPLFLPAATLIDLPGLPAAASAPLVVAPDPFAAIFLEQEIGDCCSILALASPTEQPGAEAAQALKTADSVLVVLPATAQGDSRLLAAWTAALPRMVPAILPQGSTVFEAHGRKEDVRGWLLDLLPPALAEAHRREIVLPAPGQAPSGSPLRGSLAMPDLKTIIPGVIQEVRATIEARMQPLKDGMQARQAEMVKQSKDMLRRAGQDPSAVDKALSAKPGGSFQASGAPFASALKGQKESLRQAGQLTPERAAHFDKAITDITSRTREADAQFAAGKEQLAAKRQELEQGLAKLKAMEPPEEAKARLAVHGLDPDKIRPLTREEVIARHAQGESLAGAILSGVDLSGLDLSGADLTMTQLNKTKFTKTILDQAQLVQCMAGETDFAGASLRGANLDRAMLRQASFAGADLRDARLRQAALREPDLNGANLTGVDAEMAIIEQAKLIKSCLDGANLRMCILADADLTDASLRRLSATRCLINRCVLDRASFVEATLTRTLLQACRGERVAFTGANLDHLRTSKATDLRGADLTGASLRQASLRDTDFAGACFTGARLDEAILENCRLTETKLKRASARKTRFQGSNLELADLRGANLMSGSLKRSRLVQTDLTLANLFGVDFYKAVLGETRLDGALLKRSLLEKGREDLLP